In Aegilops tauschii subsp. strangulata cultivar AL8/78 chromosome 3, Aet v6.0, whole genome shotgun sequence, one genomic interval encodes:
- the LOC109784071 gene encoding metal transporter Nramp4 isoform X3 yields MEERGSIGRDGGQQQDGNGRAVAIADGDVIEMEAAAASTVASSGQQGDDAAGGVHVQGPRWKRFLAYVGPGFLISMAYLDPSNLQTDLQAGYSHRYELLWVLLFGFIFVLIIQSLAAKLGIVTGRHLAELCMSEYPKPVRYGLWFFAELGVIAATIPGVLGTALAYNMVLDLPFWAGVLICAATVILLLGLQSYGVRKLEFMIAVFMLIMASCFFIELSHVNPPMNELIEGLFIPRLKGHYAISDAVALISALVVPSLTLKSASVLFKNILGRSRSIFYGLALLASGQSCAVVTTYSGQYIMQGFSGMRVFIIYLFAPCLTMVPTLIICGIGGALRVRQLINIAAVILSFVLPFALVPLLKFSSCCSMIGPYKNSTWITRISWILSLVIIGINTYFFCTSFVSWLVYSDLPRFAKAIISTLVFPFMAAYIAAVIYLAFRKVSTNAVLPSSSVSCEIEVAEVPRQDNKDEVLALHC; encoded by the exons ATGGAAGAGAGGGGAAGCATCGGAAGGGACGGAGGGCAGCAGCAGGACGGGAATGGGAGGGCCGTggccatcgccgacggcgacgtGATAGAGATGGAGGCAGCGGCAGCGTCGACGGTCGCTTCTTCTGGGCAACAAGGCGATGATGCGGCCGGCGGCGTCCACGTCCAG gggcctaggtggaagagattTCTAGCATACGTTGGACCAGGATTTCTCATCTCCATGGCTTACCTGGATCCTAGCAACT TGCAAACTGATTTGCAGGCTGGATACAGTCACAGATATGAG TTATTATGGGTACTCTTATTCGGGTTCATCTTCGTGTTGATTATACAGTCGTTGGCAGCGAAGCTTGGCATCGTTACAG GAAGGCACCTCGCGGAGCTGTGTATGAGTGAATACCCCAAGCCTGTCAGGTACGGCCTATGGTTTTTCGCCGAGCTAGGTGTGATTGCTGCCACTATACCCGGAG TTCTTGGAACTGCTTTAGCATACAACATGGTGCTTGATCTTCCTTTCTGGGCTGGTGTACTGATTTGTGCAGCAACTGTTATACTGCTTCTCGGATTACAAAGCTATGGG GTCCGGAAATTGGAGTTCATGATTGCAGTGTTTATGCTCATCATGGCCTCTTGCTTCTTTATAGAGCTGAGCCATGTCAATCCTCCAATGAATGAGTTAATTGAAGGGTTATTTATCCCAAGACTTAAAGGACATTATGCTATCTCCGATGCAGTCGCACTGATCAGTGCCCTTGTTGTACC CAGTCTCACTTTAAAGTCAGCATCCGTACTATTCAAG AATATTTTGGGACGGTCAAGATCAATTTTTTATGGTTTGGCATTATTAGCTTCTGGACAAAGCTGTGCAGTGGTTACCACCTACTCTGGGCAATACATTATGCAG GGATTCTCAGGGATGAGGGTATTCATCATATACCTTTTTGCTCCCTGTCTCACCATGGTGCCTACTTTGATAATTTGCGGCATTGGTGGTGCTTTACGAGTTCGTCAACTTATCAATATAGCAGCG GTCATATTGTCGTTTGTGCTGCCATTTGCTCTCGTTCCTCTCCTCAAATTCAGTAGCTGTTGCTCAATGATAGGACCATACAAGAACTCAACATGG ATCACGAGAATATCATGGATCCTGTCGTTGGTGATCATCGGCATCAATACTTATTTCTTTTGTACTAGCTTCGTCAGTTGGCTTGTATATAGTGACCTACCAAGATTTGCTAAAGCAATAATTAGCACCCTCGTCTTCCCTTTCATGGCGGCCTATATTGCAGCGGTCATTTACTTGGCTTTCAGAAAAGTTAGTACTAATGCCGTACTCCCCTCCAGTTCAGTTTCTTGTGAGATTGAAGTGGCAGAGGTGCCAAGACAAGACAACAAGGATGAAGTTTTGGCTCTACATTGCTAG
- the LOC109784071 gene encoding metal transporter Nramp4 isoform X1: MEERGSIGRDGGQQQDGNGRAVAIADGDVIEMEAAAASTVASSGQQGDDAAGGVHVQGPRWKRFLAYVGPGFLISMAYLDPSNLQTDLQAGYSHRYELLWVLLFGFIFVLIIQSLAAKLGIVTGRHLAELCMSEYPKPVRYGLWFFAELGVIAATIPGVLGTALAYNMVLDLPFWAGVLICAATVILLLGLQSYGVRKLEFMIAVFMLIMASCFFIELSHVNPPMNELIEGLFIPRLKGHYAISDAVALISALVVPHNLFLHSSLVSSRNLPSSSEAVKDASVFFLLENAFALFLALVINVAIVSLSGTICADNLSLDDTNTCSSLTLKSASVLFKNILGRSRSIFYGLALLASGQSCAVVTTYSGQYIMQGFSGMRVFIIYLFAPCLTMVPTLIICGIGGALRVRQLINIAAVILSFVLPFALVPLLKFSSCCSMIGPYKNSTWITRISWILSLVIIGINTYFFCTSFVSWLVYSDLPRFAKAIISTLVFPFMAAYIAAVIYLAFRKVSTNAVLPSSSVSCEIEVAEVPRQDNKDEVLALHC, encoded by the exons ATGGAAGAGAGGGGAAGCATCGGAAGGGACGGAGGGCAGCAGCAGGACGGGAATGGGAGGGCCGTggccatcgccgacggcgacgtGATAGAGATGGAGGCAGCGGCAGCGTCGACGGTCGCTTCTTCTGGGCAACAAGGCGATGATGCGGCCGGCGGCGTCCACGTCCAG gggcctaggtggaagagattTCTAGCATACGTTGGACCAGGATTTCTCATCTCCATGGCTTACCTGGATCCTAGCAACT TGCAAACTGATTTGCAGGCTGGATACAGTCACAGATATGAG TTATTATGGGTACTCTTATTCGGGTTCATCTTCGTGTTGATTATACAGTCGTTGGCAGCGAAGCTTGGCATCGTTACAG GAAGGCACCTCGCGGAGCTGTGTATGAGTGAATACCCCAAGCCTGTCAGGTACGGCCTATGGTTTTTCGCCGAGCTAGGTGTGATTGCTGCCACTATACCCGGAG TTCTTGGAACTGCTTTAGCATACAACATGGTGCTTGATCTTCCTTTCTGGGCTGGTGTACTGATTTGTGCAGCAACTGTTATACTGCTTCTCGGATTACAAAGCTATGGG GTCCGGAAATTGGAGTTCATGATTGCAGTGTTTATGCTCATCATGGCCTCTTGCTTCTTTATAGAGCTGAGCCATGTCAATCCTCCAATGAATGAGTTAATTGAAGGGTTATTTATCCCAAGACTTAAAGGACATTATGCTATCTCCGATGCAGTCGCACTGATCAGTGCCCTTGTTGTACC GCACAATCTCTTCCTACATTCTTCTCTTGTTTCATCAAGAAACTTACCATCATCCTCTGAAGCAGTTAAG GATGCATCTGTGTTCTTCTTGCTAGAGAATGCATTCGCTTTGTTTCTTGCGCTTGTCATAAATGTTGCCATTGTATCACTCTCTGGAACTATATGTGCTGATAATCTTTCACTGGATGATACGAACACATGCAGCAGTCTCACTTTAAAGTCAGCATCCGTACTATTCAAG AATATTTTGGGACGGTCAAGATCAATTTTTTATGGTTTGGCATTATTAGCTTCTGGACAAAGCTGTGCAGTGGTTACCACCTACTCTGGGCAATACATTATGCAG GGATTCTCAGGGATGAGGGTATTCATCATATACCTTTTTGCTCCCTGTCTCACCATGGTGCCTACTTTGATAATTTGCGGCATTGGTGGTGCTTTACGAGTTCGTCAACTTATCAATATAGCAGCG GTCATATTGTCGTTTGTGCTGCCATTTGCTCTCGTTCCTCTCCTCAAATTCAGTAGCTGTTGCTCAATGATAGGACCATACAAGAACTCAACATGG ATCACGAGAATATCATGGATCCTGTCGTTGGTGATCATCGGCATCAATACTTATTTCTTTTGTACTAGCTTCGTCAGTTGGCTTGTATATAGTGACCTACCAAGATTTGCTAAAGCAATAATTAGCACCCTCGTCTTCCCTTTCATGGCGGCCTATATTGCAGCGGTCATTTACTTGGCTTTCAGAAAAGTTAGTACTAATGCCGTACTCCCCTCCAGTTCAGTTTCTTGTGAGATTGAAGTGGCAGAGGTGCCAAGACAAGACAACAAGGATGAAGTTTTGGCTCTACATTGCTAG
- the LOC109784071 gene encoding metal transporter Nramp4 isoform X2 — protein sequence MEERGSIGRDGGQQQDGNGRAVAIADGDVIEMEAAAASTVASSGQQGDDAAGGVHVQGPRWKRFLAYVGPGFLISMAYLDPSNLQTDLQAGYSHRYELLWVLLFGFIFVLIIQSLAAKLGIVTGRHLAELCMSEYPKPVRYGLWFFAELGVIAATIPGVLGTALAYNMVLDLPFWAGVLICAATVILLLGLQSYGVRKLEFMIAVFMLIMASCFFIELSHVNPPMNELIEGLFIPRLKGHYAISDAVALISALVVPHNLFLHSSLVSSRNLPSSSEAVKNILGRSRSIFYGLALLASGQSCAVVTTYSGQYIMQGFSGMRVFIIYLFAPCLTMVPTLIICGIGGALRVRQLINIAAVILSFVLPFALVPLLKFSSCCSMIGPYKNSTWITRISWILSLVIIGINTYFFCTSFVSWLVYSDLPRFAKAIISTLVFPFMAAYIAAVIYLAFRKVSTNAVLPSSSVSCEIEVAEVPRQDNKDEVLALHC from the exons ATGGAAGAGAGGGGAAGCATCGGAAGGGACGGAGGGCAGCAGCAGGACGGGAATGGGAGGGCCGTggccatcgccgacggcgacgtGATAGAGATGGAGGCAGCGGCAGCGTCGACGGTCGCTTCTTCTGGGCAACAAGGCGATGATGCGGCCGGCGGCGTCCACGTCCAG gggcctaggtggaagagattTCTAGCATACGTTGGACCAGGATTTCTCATCTCCATGGCTTACCTGGATCCTAGCAACT TGCAAACTGATTTGCAGGCTGGATACAGTCACAGATATGAG TTATTATGGGTACTCTTATTCGGGTTCATCTTCGTGTTGATTATACAGTCGTTGGCAGCGAAGCTTGGCATCGTTACAG GAAGGCACCTCGCGGAGCTGTGTATGAGTGAATACCCCAAGCCTGTCAGGTACGGCCTATGGTTTTTCGCCGAGCTAGGTGTGATTGCTGCCACTATACCCGGAG TTCTTGGAACTGCTTTAGCATACAACATGGTGCTTGATCTTCCTTTCTGGGCTGGTGTACTGATTTGTGCAGCAACTGTTATACTGCTTCTCGGATTACAAAGCTATGGG GTCCGGAAATTGGAGTTCATGATTGCAGTGTTTATGCTCATCATGGCCTCTTGCTTCTTTATAGAGCTGAGCCATGTCAATCCTCCAATGAATGAGTTAATTGAAGGGTTATTTATCCCAAGACTTAAAGGACATTATGCTATCTCCGATGCAGTCGCACTGATCAGTGCCCTTGTTGTACC GCACAATCTCTTCCTACATTCTTCTCTTGTTTCATCAAGAAACTTACCATCATCCTCTGAAGCAGTTAAG AATATTTTGGGACGGTCAAGATCAATTTTTTATGGTTTGGCATTATTAGCTTCTGGACAAAGCTGTGCAGTGGTTACCACCTACTCTGGGCAATACATTATGCAG GGATTCTCAGGGATGAGGGTATTCATCATATACCTTTTTGCTCCCTGTCTCACCATGGTGCCTACTTTGATAATTTGCGGCATTGGTGGTGCTTTACGAGTTCGTCAACTTATCAATATAGCAGCG GTCATATTGTCGTTTGTGCTGCCATTTGCTCTCGTTCCTCTCCTCAAATTCAGTAGCTGTTGCTCAATGATAGGACCATACAAGAACTCAACATGG ATCACGAGAATATCATGGATCCTGTCGTTGGTGATCATCGGCATCAATACTTATTTCTTTTGTACTAGCTTCGTCAGTTGGCTTGTATATAGTGACCTACCAAGATTTGCTAAAGCAATAATTAGCACCCTCGTCTTCCCTTTCATGGCGGCCTATATTGCAGCGGTCATTTACTTGGCTTTCAGAAAAGTTAGTACTAATGCCGTACTCCCCTCCAGTTCAGTTTCTTGTGAGATTGAAGTGGCAGAGGTGCCAAGACAAGACAACAAGGATGAAGTTTTGGCTCTACATTGCTAG